ACGTGCCCGTATGGGTCGGAGAAATTGATGACCGGTGGGTGAGTACGACGATGAAACGGTTCGTCTCAGTTGGCGGTTGATTTTGGTACCTTTCGAATCCAAGATTATGCCATCGTTCACGAATTAGCCCACTCAGTGCATGGAGAACACGTCGACGCGTTCCGGAATACGGTCGGTGCTCTTCTCCCCGACTACGAAGATCGTCGTGAATGGCTCAGAGTGAACGGGAACGCTCTGGCTATGTGATAGCCTCCGCCCTGTCCTGTGCGTATTTGCGTGCATGAGCGCACAATCAGTCCTCGTTTGAGGAACTCAACAACGAAGTTATGCTCACCATCGCTCTCTGTTTACATCCGGTTGGGTTCTGAGGCCTAGGACGGCTGATTTCGGCACCATCAAATCTAAAACGCCGCTATTTTTCACAGGACTCCGTAACGGATCTCATCGAGCTGAACAAAGTCGAACAGCGCGAGAGCCGGTAGCTACCGGATTCCGAGCACCCACCGTACGATTTCTGAGGCGGTGAACAGCCCACCCTCCAGCCGCGACAACACCCGACCGGTCCAGAGCGCAGCGACCATGAGCAGGGAGACGACAGCCAGCCACGCGAACGTCTCCAGTGCCACGCCACTCACCGCGAGTGGACGCACGACGGCCGCAACGCCGAGTATTCCGGTGACGTTGTAGATGTTGCTCCCGACGACGTTGCCGACCGAGACGCCGAGACTCCCCCGCTGGATGGCGACGAGCGAGACGGCAAACTCCGGGGTCGAGGTGCCGGCCGCGACGATAGTGCCGCCGATGACCCACTCGGAGATGCCGGCGCCGCGCGCGAGTTCGGAGGCAGCGACCACCATGAAGTCGCCGCTCACCAACACCACCGCCAGCCCGCCGACGAGGAGCGCGACGTCGCGGCCGCGGAAGCTGACCTGCTCGGTGACCGCACGGGTCAGGCTCGGGGTGTCGGCCGAGTCGTCGGCCGCCGACGGCTCCGGGCGATTAGTGCGGAGCAGATAGGCGGTGTAGCCGGCGAACAGCCCCACCAGCACGACGCCCTCCAGTCGCGTGACCTGGAGGTCGGCGAGGGCGATACCGCCGACGGCCGTGGCTGCGAGTAACGCGAGTCCGTCGCGGTGGAGCAGCGACTTCTGAATCGGTATCACGCGCAACAGCGAGACCACCCCGAGGATGAAGGCCAGATTGTAGATGTTCGAGCCGAGCACGTTCGCGACCGCGATATCGCCGATTCCCTTGAGCGCGGCATCGACCGAGACCGACAGCTCCGGCGTGGAGGTGCCCATCGCGACGATGGTGAGCCCGATAGTCAAATCCGAGAGCCCGAACCGGCGCGCCAGTCGGACGACGGCGTCGACCAGCAGCCGCGCTCCGACCCACAGCCCGAGTATCGAGAGGACGATGACGCCGAGTTGGACGACTGGCCCACCTTGTACCATCGCACGTAGAGACCAGGCAGCGACCAATCAATGTTTGGTACTCGTCCACACGTGTACCCGACGCTATCGTCTCACCCGTCAAGCCGCTCTTGAATCCCGAACCAATGGGTGACGGTACCGGCGTCGTCGGGAACCGGCACGAGCGAGACGCGATTCCGGAACCGCTCGCCGTCCTGTCGGTAGTTCCACAGCTCGACGGTCGCCGGCTCCCACGTCCGGAGAGCCTCGTGGAGTCGTTCGAGGGGGTCGGGTTCGGTGTCTGGCCCCTGGAGAAATCGGGGGTTTTCCCCGACGAGAGCATCGAGGTCATAACCCGATAGCTCCCGGAAGTAGCGGTTCGCGTAGAGAATCGGATTATCCTCGTAGGCGGCACCGGACAGTACCACGCCGAAGGGGGCGTCGTCGAGCACCCACGCCTTCCAGAGCAGCCGTCGCTCGCGGTCGAGGAGTTCGTCGGTGGGAACGGGGACGGCGTCGGGGTCGAACGACTCGTACGGCTCGACCGAGGCGACGTACTCGGTCGCGGCGGCGGCGAAGGTCGCCGGCTCGCTGGTGAGTAGCTCACGGAGCGCCGCTCGGTCGATCATCACACGCGTGTCGGTGGGCGACGAGAAAGGGGCTGTCGGTTGTCGATATCGTCAGCTCTCGCCGGGCGGTGAGAGCGTCCGGCCGAACTCGTCGAACTCCTCCAGCGAGTCGGGGTACTCACTCGGGAGGGCGCGCTGCTCGCGGTTGTCGGTGAGCGGGCCGATTTCCTCGGCGACGGGTTCCCAGCCGGGTTTGACCTTCACGCTCTTTGCCGGCGTGCCGGTGGCGATGTGGTGGGCGGGCACGTCACCGAGCGTCGTGGAGCCGGAGCCGACCATCGCGTTCTCGCCGATGCGACAGCCGGCCGTTATCATGGCCCCGTAGCCGAGTCGCACGTCGTCGGCCAGTATCGTCTCGTAGTTCGTCACGTCCGTCTGGTCGACGGTGTCGTGGTTGTGGGTGTGTATGTGCGCCTCGTCGGCGACGGAGACGCGGTCGCCGATGGTGAGCTTCCCCCGGTCGTCGAGCAACACGTTGTTGTGGACGACCGCGTTGTCGCCCATCTCGATGTTGTGACCGCACTGAATCTTGATACCGCCGAAGAGCCGGAGCCCGTCGCCGGCCTCGGCAAAGAGGTGGTCGGCGAGCACCTGCCGGAACGGAAGCGCGAAGGCGAGGTTGTTCGCCAGCGGCGACTGGTCGAAGCCGTTCCAGAGATAGCGGAGACACTTCGCCTCCTGAAGCGCCGACAGCTCCTGTTCTGCCCAGCGCTCCGTCTCGATGAGCGCGTGTTCGGGGTTGTAGCTCTCGACGCGCATCCGCGTCATCGGCGGGAGCGACTCCCCGGAGAGATACCGCTCGTACGTCTCCGTGTCGTCGTACAAGTCGGCGAGAATCTCTCCGACCGCCGCGGCGGTGTCTCCCGCAGAGAGCCGTCGGTCGACGTACTCGACGGTCTCGTCGATTGTCGCCTGTACCGCGGGCGGCACCTCGACGTGCCGCTTCGTCATTCGTGGGTCGCCCCCGCGCTCGCGACGACAGCAGTTTGTGACTCGGTCCAGCCCACTATCCGGACATCCGCTCTCATATCTCCTTCTATGACTAATATCCGATAAGTGCTTTGGCGGTACGCATATGTTTCGTATCAGTTTCTGCCGTATATCTGTGTGAACATACAGTTATTTGAACTCATCCAGGAGTAGCCAGCGACTCGATAGGGCGCGCTGGGGGATAATCACGGCTGGCTCGTACAGTCGAGTGTCGGAGGGGTTTTACGGCGTCGGGGACCAACAGTAAACTGACGGCACGGTTGGACAGCCACCTTTCAGCCTACGTGGTTTCCACGTGGGTGTGCCGCTGTCTTCCCTACCCCGTCTTTCCCAACACCGACGAGCGGCGCGGCCGTGTCTGGATGTTACGTGCGTATGCGACGGGTCTATATTCCACGCATGGTAGTAGGTAGCGTGGCACGTGAGGAGCTGTCCTCGACCGGACGCCGACTGTTGGGGGCCATCGCCCAACTGCAGCGGCGCGGACGGCTCGAAGACATCAGAGAGCGGGCGCCACACACGCAGCGACTCCAGTATCACCTCGCGATGCTCGTTCGGGACGGCTACCTGACCGTGACCAACCGTCACCCCCAGGAGTACATCCTCACCGACGCCGGAACGAGGGCGCTGACGGAGAGAGACACAGCGACGCATCCGAGCGTCGGCGTCTGAGCGCAGCATCCTCGTTATCGTGAGTCGATACACTCGCCGGCAGTCTCGACCGCCGTCTCGGTGACTCGCACCTGCCCGTCGTACAGCAGACAGTCGTCGGCGTTCCACGCGAGCGACCCCGACCAGTCGTCGCCCGTGACCGTGAGTTCGTGGCGACCGCTCTCGCCGACGACGACCTCGAACGCCCGAGCGACGCCGGCGTCGATTCGGTCCGTCTCCTCCTCGTAGGTTTCGCCGTCCGGCCCGGTGACGGTCACCCGTGCGTCGACCGGGTCGGCAGTGTCGTTGCTGACCGTGAGGTCGAGTCGTCCGGGGTCTCGGGTCGAGGAACAGCCCGCGAGCGCGGACGCGAGCGCCGCGCCC
This portion of the Halosegnis longus genome encodes:
- a CDS encoding PAS domain-containing protein; translation: MIDRAALRELLTSEPATFAAAATEYVASVEPYESFDPDAVPVPTDELLDRERRLLWKAWVLDDAPFGVVLSGAAYEDNPILYANRYFRELSGYDLDALVGENPRFLQGPDTEPDPLERLHEALRTWEPATVELWNYRQDGERFRNRVSLVPVPDDAGTVTHWFGIQERLDG
- a CDS encoding calcium/sodium antiporter, translating into MVQGGPVVQLGVIVLSILGLWVGARLLVDAVVRLARRFGLSDLTIGLTIVAMGTSTPELSVSVDAALKGIGDIAVANVLGSNIYNLAFILGVVSLLRVIPIQKSLLHRDGLALLAATAVGGIALADLQVTRLEGVVLVGLFAGYTAYLLRTNRPEPSAADDSADTPSLTRAVTEQVSFRGRDVALLVGGLAVVLVSGDFMVVAASELARGAGISEWVIGGTIVAAGTSTPEFAVSLVAIQRGSLGVSVGNVVGSNIYNVTGILGVAAVVRPLAVSGVALETFAWLAVVSLLMVAALWTGRVLSRLEGGLFTASEIVRWVLGIR
- a CDS encoding acyltransferase; the encoded protein is MTKRHVEVPPAVQATIDETVEYVDRRLSAGDTAAAVGEILADLYDDTETYERYLSGESLPPMTRMRVESYNPEHALIETERWAEQELSALQEAKCLRYLWNGFDQSPLANNLAFALPFRQVLADHLFAEAGDGLRLFGGIKIQCGHNIEMGDNAVVHNNVLLDDRGKLTIGDRVSVADEAHIHTHNHDTVDQTDVTNYETILADDVRLGYGAMITAGCRIGENAMVGSGSTTLGDVPAHHIATGTPAKSVKVKPGWEPVAEEIGPLTDNREQRALPSEYPDSLEEFDEFGRTLSPPGES